A single region of the Paroceanicella profunda genome encodes:
- a CDS encoding PQQ-dependent sugar dehydrogenase, with amino-acid sequence MPEPRTSLVPTLNIAPATGWPEGTAPTPAEGLTVQAFATGLDHPRWLHVLPNGDVLVAESNKQPAAPSGLRSLVEEQLMAAAGAGSPSADRITLLRDADHDGIAETRTILRDGLTSPFGMALVGDTLYVADTDALLAFPYTEGATRIDAPATQVVALPSGPPNRHWTKGLTAGPDGLLYVSIGSNSDHGEGGMAAEAGRAAIWQVDPAAASARPFATGLRNPVGLGFEPDSGALWVVVNERDELGDDLVPDYLTSVPDGANFGWPWLYYGTRPDPRVDQDAPGRVTSARMPDYALGSHVAPLGLSFAQGARLGPRFAQGAFIGEHGSWNRRPASGYAVVFVPFVDGRPAGHPVDVLTGFRSPQGDARGRPVGVAVAADGALLVADDVGNTIWRVTAAK; translated from the coding sequence CTGCCCGAGCCGCGGACCAGCCTCGTGCCCACGCTCAACATCGCCCCGGCCACCGGCTGGCCCGAGGGCACCGCGCCGACCCCCGCCGAGGGCCTCACCGTACAGGCCTTCGCCACCGGGCTGGACCATCCGCGCTGGCTCCACGTCCTGCCCAACGGCGACGTTCTGGTTGCGGAGAGCAACAAGCAGCCCGCCGCGCCCTCCGGCCTGCGCTCCCTCGTGGAGGAGCAGCTGATGGCCGCCGCCGGCGCCGGGAGCCCCAGCGCCGACCGCATCACCCTGCTGCGCGACGCGGACCATGACGGCATCGCCGAGACCCGCACCATCCTGCGCGACGGGCTCACCTCGCCCTTCGGCATGGCGCTGGTGGGCGACACGCTCTACGTGGCGGACACGGACGCGCTGCTGGCCTTCCCCTACACCGAGGGCGCCACGCGGATCGACGCGCCGGCCACGCAGGTCGTCGCGCTGCCCTCCGGGCCGCCGAACCGGCACTGGACCAAGGGGCTCACCGCCGGGCCGGACGGCCTGCTCTACGTCTCCATCGGTTCGAACAGCGACCACGGGGAGGGCGGCATGGCGGCGGAAGCCGGGCGCGCCGCGATCTGGCAGGTGGACCCGGCCGCGGCGTCCGCGCGCCCCTTCGCCACCGGGCTGCGCAACCCCGTGGGCCTCGGCTTCGAGCCCGACAGCGGCGCGCTCTGGGTCGTGGTGAACGAGCGCGACGAGCTGGGCGACGACCTGGTGCCCGACTATCTCACCTCCGTGCCCGACGGCGCGAACTTCGGCTGGCCCTGGCTCTACTACGGCACCCGTCCGGACCCGCGCGTGGACCAGGACGCCCCGGGCCGCGTGACCAGCGCCCGCATGCCGGATTATGCGCTGGGGTCACATGTCGCCCCGCTGGGCCTGAGCTTCGCGCAGGGTGCCCGGCTGGGCCCGCGCTTCGCGCAAGGCGCCTTCATCGGCGAGCACGGATCTTGGAACCGGCGCCCCGCCAGCGGCTACGCCGTGGTGTTCGTGCCCTTCGTCGACGGCCGGCCGGCGGGACACCCGGTCGACGTGCTCACCGGCTTCCGCTCACCGCAAGGTGACGCCCGGGGCCGCCCGGTCGGCGTCGCCGTCGCCGCCGACGGCGCGCTGCTGGTCGCCGACGACGTGGGCAACACCATCTGGCGGGTGACCGCCGCGAAGTAG